The following coding sequences are from one Lycium ferocissimum isolate CSIRO_LF1 chromosome 3, AGI_CSIRO_Lferr_CH_V1, whole genome shotgun sequence window:
- the LOC132051016 gene encoding uncharacterized protein LOC132051016, which produces MAFANAQTSLLLVVVFSSTFAIGLANYDFNWGPRTWNKTNCPYTNPPNATQTSNRFIVGGSENWHYGFNYMDWARNSAPFFVHDTLVFKYDPPNANGTGFPHSVYLFPNYWSFIKCDFRRAKRIADPTQGAGEGFEFVLNKMQTYYFACGEHQGIHCKTGNMKFAVMPLKHWRF; this is translated from the exons ATGGCTTTTGCTAATGCACAAACATCTCTCTTACTTGTAGTAGTGTTCTCATCCACGTTTGCTATTGGACTAGCCAACTATGACTTCAACTGGGGGCCAAGAACCTGGAACAAAACCAATTGCCCTTATACTAATCCTCCAAATGCTACTCAGACCTCCAATAGATTCATCGTTGGAGGTTCGGAAAATTGGCATTATGGCTTCAACTACATGGATTGGGCACGAAATAGTGCTCCTTTCTTTGTTCATGACACCTTGG TATTCAAATATGATCCACCAAATGCAAACGGTACCGGATTTCCACACAGTGTTTACTTATTCCCAAATTACTGGAGCTTCATTAAGTGTGACTTCAGAAGAGCCAAAAGGATAGCGGATCCAACTCAAGGTGCTGGGGAAGGATTTGAGTTTGTGCTGAATAAAATGCAAACTTACTATTTTGCTTGTGGAGAACACCAAGGCATACATTGCAAAACTGGGAACATGAAGTTTGCTGTTATGCCTCTCAAACATTGGCGTTTTTGA
- the LOC132048752 gene encoding uncharacterized protein LOC132048752, protein MVTSWLLNSLSKDIADSVIYSRTAKELWIDLEQRFGQSNGAKLYHLQKEISGLAQGSTDIAGYFTRLKRLWDELDSLNSHVNCMCMCTCKGKQKIAKSLEDQRLMHFLMGLNDVYSQARGNILMLNPLPGINQAYSLLLQDENQREVYVNPQYSPNSSSFMARNYNASSQKFTKQTQRFGNNNTQRFKSGNQMQGQRFGNRNQRNPNQSQRTGAGFKPRKAKFNPNVSCTDCFKIGHLVDDCYRLHGFPDDFELTNQKEYNSAVKGNAAVAGEEHESIDTGYNDAEINSITQQLSK, encoded by the coding sequence ATGGTCACCTCTTGGTTGCTAAATTCTCTATCAAAAGATATTGCAGATTCAGTGATTTACTCAAGAACTGCAAAGGAACTGTGGATAGATCTGGAACAGAGGTTTGGACAGTCTAATGGAGCCAAGCTATACCATCTGCAAAAAGAAATCAGTGGATTAGCACAAGGATCCACTGATATAGCAGGTTATTTTACTAGATTGAAAAGGCTTTGGGATGAACTTGATTCCCTCAACTCACATGTAAACTGCATGTGTATGTGCACTTGTAAAGGAAAGCAGAAAATAGCTAAGTCATTGGAGGACCAAAGACTCATGCATTTCCTCATGGGTTTAAATGATGTCTACTCTCAAGCTCGAGGAAACATTCTCATGCTTAACCCTTTACCAGGAATCAATCAAGCTTATTCTCTTCTCCTTCAAGATGAGAATCAAAGAGAGGTGTATGTTAACCCACAGTATTCCCCTAATTCTTCATCCTTCATGGCAAGAAACTATAATGCTAGCTCTCAGAAGTTCACAAAACAAACTCAAAGGTTTGGAAATAACAACACACAAAGGTTCAAATCTGGTAATCAAATGCAAGGACAGAGGTTTGGAAATAGAAATCAAAGGAATCCAAATCAGTCACAAAGAACAGGAGCAGGTTTCAAGCCTAGAAAAGCAAAGTTTAATCCTAATGTTAGTTGCACTGATTGCTTCAAAATAGGGCATCTAGTTGATGACTGCTATAGACTACATGGGTTTCCAGACGATTTTGAACTTACCAATCAAAAGGAGTATAACAGTGCAGTCAAAGGTAATGCAGC